TCGGAGCTGTTAAACGCCCAATCCGGACGGTAAATGCCAAGGGAGGTTGTAGCTTTCTTGCCTTCCGGGAACACAACCGGCCAATTGAATTTGCCCTCGTAGCCGTTCGCCTCCACATCGATGCCAGCATATAGATCATACGGGCTTCGACCAAGCTCCGCCGCTTTAGCCGGAGAATTTAAGAACGGCGTGATGTAATCGTATTTGCCGTTCTTCTCATCCTTGTGCTGCCAGCGGAAATCGATAAACATATTGTCGGAAACCCGCTGATTTCCCGCCTGGAAGAACATCTCGTTCTTATCCGTCAAGGCCCCCTGCCACTTCACCGGTCCCTCCTTGATCATGGAATCGTACCAGATCACTTCCATGCCCGGCGCTTTTTTCTGCTGAAGATACGTTAAAAATTCAGCCATTTTGGCGGCATCCTCTGGCGTTCCTCCCTGAGTTTCCTGATTGATAAACCAGCCGTCAAATCCGTAATACGTTGCAACCTCAATCAGTTTGTCTGCCACGGGGAAGGATCCGTCCTCCCGCTGCTTTAACAGATCATGCAGCCATTGGATCTTGCCTCCATGCTCTGTTTGCGGTAAGAAAACGGTTCCAAAAACAGGTACACCATTCTTGTGAGCCGCATCGATCACATCGGCGCTTGGCGGAACGATCAATCCTTCCCCTGCCGAGCCGCCCCACATCACCAGCTTGTCGATATACTGCCAGTTACTGAACGTATAGGTATGGAACTTCTCCGAGCCTTGGGAGGGCGCTCCGCTTGTGCTTGGATACATGGAAGCAATCGATAAAACCTTCACTTCCTCCTTGGCATTGCGGTTTACCTTATTGCCCTGGATACGCTGATCTTCCAGCTTCACCGTTCCCCGGTTAAAAAGCGCATCCTTATCCTTAGACGGCGACCATTCCAGCAGCGTGTTCGGATACCAGTATGACGAGTGAGGCTGTGCTGCTTCTGCTTCTCCAGCAAAACCCGTCAGGGACGCGGCCAGCACTGCCGTGCTCATCCATACCGTCATTCTGCGTTTCCACTGGGCTTTCGTTAAATAATCCGGTTTGATTCGTTTCAATGGAACAACCTCCTATGTTTATGATTTCTAGATATGACAGAGAGAAACGGCCATGAAGATCAGCCGTTTCTACCCCTCATACCCTTTTTATGGATTACTTGTTTTGAGCTTTCCACTCATCAAACTGCTTTTGAGCTTCAGCGATAACTTTGTCAATTCCGGCATCCTGGAACTTTTGTTTTGCTTTTGGCAAGTATTCTTCAGGATCGATGGAGCCGGTATACAGTGCAGGAATAAATTCCTTCGCTACGTTCGTGATAGCCGCAACTTCCGTTTTTACCGGAGCCGTATCAAAGTTAAAGCCAAACGTAGGAGCTACTACAGCGGAGCTGTTAAATTTCTCGAATGCTTCCCACTTGTCCTTAGGCTCACCTTCATGAAGGTACGTCAGGAACATATTGCCGAGCGCAAATCCAGGCATAGCATAACTCTCTTGCATAGCAGGCATATCCTCGATGTACGGCTCTTCAAGCTTCTTGTAGTGCGTTCCTTCCAAACCGTATTGAATCATATTCCGGAGTTTCACATCTGTGTTAAGCAGGTTCAAGAACATCATCGCCCGCTCCGGATTTTTGGAGTAAGAAGAAATCGCCATCATTGAGCCTGCTGCGGAGCTGGTGTAAATGACAGGATCATGCATCGGTCTCGTCACAATGTCATATTTCGCGTTTCTGGACCAGCCGAGCTCTGCGTATGGCTGGGTAATCTCGCGGTCCACGAGCCATTTGCCGGTTTTGATGTTATCAATGCCATCCAGCGTCGCTACGTCCTCGCGCACATAACCCGCTTTATAGTATTTGCGCATCGTGGTCAGAGCCGATTTCAGTTCAGGTGAATCCAACAGGTTCACAAATTTAAAGTCTTTGGTGTCAAGGTACATACCGATCGGAATTTCATCACCAAGCGGGAAATCAACCGGCAAGTACGGCTTAAAGCCTTTCGGTACAGCAAGCGGTGTAATATCTGCAGGCTCGCTCTCTTTAATCGTTTTCAGAAGCGGCTCGAGATCCTCAAGCGTCGTTACATTGGAAATGTCCAGGTTGTACTTATCCAGATACTTCTTATTGAAGCGCCATACAAACTGTTGTGCCAATTCCTTGTTGGCCGGGATGCCATAGTTCACGCCGTTGACCTTCGTTCCTTCCAAGAAACGAGGATCCAGCGTTTCCTTAATGCCTTTTCCATATTGATCAAGCAGGTCATTCAGCGGCTTAAACGCGCCCTTGGCTGCATTTGGGAGATAATCGAACGCCCATGAGCTAGTGAAGGCGATATCGTAATTCTCGCCGGAGCTTGTAATAACCTGCATCCGCTGGCTGTAATCGCCCCAGTCGATCATACTAATCTCGATCGTTGCATTGATTTTTTCCGTCAGATATTTATTGATCTCCTCTTGAACCACGGGAAGATCCTTCTGGTTCGGCCCGATCATGTACATTTTCAGTTTGACCGGATCCAGCTTGGATACATCGACTGTACCGTCGCTTTGAACGGCTGCCCCTTCCTTCGAGGGTTCGCTCGACTTAGTGCCTTCCTTGCTGCCACAAGCCGACAATACGACCGTCAGCAGAAGCACAAGAGCAAGGGACAGTATAGAAACCTTTTTCTTAAACATGTGTTTTTCCCCCTGTATCACTTAATGGTTAACGCTATATTGACACCGCTTACACACATGAGACATCAAAGCCGGATTTCTCCGGCAGTGTGCGATGCGGGTACAACCTTATGAAATTATGCTTGAAATTATCCTTTAACCGAGCCTACGGTCAGGCCCTGGACAAAATATCGTTGGAAGAACGGATACGCCATAACAATCGGCAGTGTCGCCAATACGACCATCGCCATCCTCACCGTCTCTGTCGGCAGGCCAGCTGCTGCATCGAATGAACCGATATTTTGCGCATTCTGCGTCAGAAAGTCCATGTTCTTCTCGATCTTCATGAGCATGAACTGCAGCGGAGGCGTTGCCTGCGGATTGTTATAATACAGCAAGGCATTAAACCAGTCGTTCCAGTACCCTAAAGAGCTGAACAAACCAATTGTGGCAATCCCCGGCAGCGAGACCGGCATCACGATTCGGATAAAGGTCAGAAATTCGCCGGCGCCATCGATTTTGGCGGACTCAATAATTTCATCCGGAATCGTCGTTTGGAAAAAGGTCCTCATGACAATGATGGAGAACGCACTCAAGGATAAAGGAAATATCAACGCCCAGATTGTGTTTTGCAGATGCAGAAACTGGGTCATCACGATATAACCAGGTACCATACCACCTGAGAACAGCATGGTAAAGAATGCAAGGAAGCTGAAAAAGCCTCTAAATTCAAAGTTTCGACGGGACAATGCATAGGCATAAGTCGTAACCAAAGCCAGACTTACCAGCGTCCCCAGTACCGTGACCAGGAGCGTTAAGCTGAATGAGGATAGCAATTCGCCTCCCGTTTCGAAAATATATTCATACGCTGCCGTACTGAACTGACTCGGCAGCAGCCTAAAACCTTCCAAGACCAGCGTCTGTTCGTCCGTCAGGGAAATAATAATAACAAATAGAAACGGAAAGATACAGGAAAACGAGAAAATGCCGATCACGATATTGAAAATCGTATTCCACAATGGGGAGATGGCGTTGTAGTCTCTCTTCTTTGAACGCTTTGCCGGCGGATTCGCGGTTTGCGTGGATAGCTGCGGCATTATAGGTACACCTCCCTCGGATTAGAAGATCGCATGATCTTTTTCAATTTTACGAACGATATAGTTAGCGACCAGAATCAGAATCAATCCTACAAGCGATTGGTACAAGCCCGCCGCCGTACTCATTCCGATATCTCCCATATTGATGAGTCCACGGTAAACGAAGGTATCGATAACATTCGTGACCGGATACAAGGCGCCCGAATCCTTCGGAAGCTGATAGAACAATCCGAAATCGGAACGGAAGATGCCCCCGATTGCCAATATGGTCAGTATGATCATCAGCGGTTTCAACAGCGGAATCGTTATGTATCGCACCTGCTTCCACTTGGTGGCTCCGTCGATGACAGCCGCTTCATAATAAGACTTGTCGATCCCTGTAATAGCGGCCAGGTAAATCACGCTGTTGTAGCCCACGCCTTTCCAGATGCCGACAAAAACGAGAATGAAGGGCCAATACTTCGCTTCCGAATACCAACTGATCGGATCTCCTCCGAAATAGGTAATGATTTGATTCAGCGTCCCTTTGTCCACACTCAGGAAGGTGAACGCAAAGTAACTGATAATAACCCACGACAAAAAATGCGGCAAAAACATGCCGGTTTGATATACCTTGGCCGTCCGCTTGTTGACAAGCTCGCTTAGCATGATCGCAAAGCCCACTGCAAAGACCAGACCCAGGATGATAAAAGCCAGGTTGTATAGGATTGTATTCCTCGTAATGATATAGGCATCATTGGTTGTAAACAGATACTCGAAGTTTTTGAACCCTACCCATTCGCTGTTGAACACGCTGGCGAAAAAGCCGTCCGGACTTATACGGAAGTCCTTAAAAGCGAGAACGGTGCCGAACATAGGCAAGTAAGCAAAGATAAGAAACCAGATGGTTCCGGGCAGTATCATCAGCAGCATAAACCGGTTGCGTATTACCTTTTTGATGAACCCCGACATGAGCACTCCTCCTCTTCCCTGTTAAATACAAGTGATGCGACTGTTGTAGAAGATCCCCCATGATCTTTGTCGATGCGGCTATTCTATCACTCGCCCTTTAACTACTATCATTGTGCCAAGTAAGCGCTATCGCGCTCAAGTTGAAAAATACTAGAACGGGATGGATAAATTAAAGAATCCTCCAAAAACAGCAAAGAACAGGCCAAAAGGTTATCCACCCTGAGCCTGTCGCTAATGGTTTACTGCTCATTTAGATCCGATACATGGACCTCATTTCGGTTGGAGATACGCCCGTATATTTTTTGAACTGCCTGTAAAAGTACGAGCTGTCCGTATAACCTACGCTGA
Above is a window of Paenibacillus sp. FSL K6-1330 DNA encoding:
- a CDS encoding sugar ABC transporter permease, giving the protein MSGFIKKVIRNRFMLLMILPGTIWFLIFAYLPMFGTVLAFKDFRISPDGFFASVFNSEWVGFKNFEYLFTTNDAYIITRNTILYNLAFIILGLVFAVGFAIMLSELVNKRTAKVYQTGMFLPHFLSWVIISYFAFTFLSVDKGTLNQIITYFGGDPISWYSEAKYWPFILVFVGIWKGVGYNSVIYLAAITGIDKSYYEAAVIDGATKWKQVRYITIPLLKPLMIILTILAIGGIFRSDFGLFYQLPKDSGALYPVTNVIDTFVYRGLINMGDIGMSTAAGLYQSLVGLILILVANYIVRKIEKDHAIF
- a CDS encoding carbohydrate ABC transporter permease, whose translation is MPQLSTQTANPPAKRSKKRDYNAISPLWNTIFNIVIGIFSFSCIFPFLFVIIISLTDEQTLVLEGFRLLPSQFSTAAYEYIFETGGELLSSFSLTLLVTVLGTLVSLALVTTYAYALSRRNFEFRGFFSFLAFFTMLFSGGMVPGYIVMTQFLHLQNTIWALIFPLSLSAFSIIVMRTFFQTTIPDEIIESAKIDGAGEFLTFIRIVMPVSLPGIATIGLFSSLGYWNDWFNALLYYNNPQATPPLQFMLMKIEKNMDFLTQNAQNIGSFDAAAGLPTETVRMAMVVLATLPIVMAYPFFQRYFVQGLTVGSVKG
- a CDS encoding ABC transporter substrate-binding protein, producing MFKKKVSILSLALVLLLTVVLSACGSKEGTKSSEPSKEGAAVQSDGTVDVSKLDPVKLKMYMIGPNQKDLPVVQEEINKYLTEKINATIEISMIDWGDYSQRMQVITSSGENYDIAFTSSWAFDYLPNAAKGAFKPLNDLLDQYGKGIKETLDPRFLEGTKVNGVNYGIPANKELAQQFVWRFNKKYLDKYNLDISNVTTLEDLEPLLKTIKESEPADITPLAVPKGFKPYLPVDFPLGDEIPIGMYLDTKDFKFVNLLDSPELKSALTTMRKYYKAGYVREDVATLDGIDNIKTGKWLVDREITQPYAELGWSRNAKYDIVTRPMHDPVIYTSSAAGSMMAISSYSKNPERAMMFLNLLNTDVKLRNMIQYGLEGTHYKKLEEPYIEDMPAMQESYAMPGFALGNMFLTYLHEGEPKDKWEAFEKFNSSAVVAPTFGFNFDTAPVKTEVAAITNVAKEFIPALYTGSIDPEEYLPKAKQKFQDAGIDKVIAEAQKQFDEWKAQNK